The Tenebrio molitor chromosome 5, icTenMoli1.1, whole genome shotgun sequence genome has a segment encoding these proteins:
- the LOC138131941 gene encoding lysosomal phospholipase A and acyltransferase-like, with product MTGSHNLKIFCLFVIVAAVSAGLNPIVLVPGDGGSQVEARLNKSTAVHYICEKTTADYFNIWLNMELLVPLVIDCWIDNIKLIYDNQTRTTRNSDGVDIRIPGFGGTETVEWLDPSHAVTGSYFNSIAKTLVSLGHERNKTIKGAPYDFRKAPNENQQYFVDLKALIEQTHADNDGQPVIIIAHSMGGPMTLHFLNQQSQDWKDKYIKSMVTLSGAWGGSVKAVKVYAIGDDLGSYVLRESVMRQEQITSPSLAWLLPSKLFWKPDEVLVQTDKKNFTVANLKDFFEAIDYMDGWEMRKDTENYQLDFKAPGVEVHCLYGTAIPTVERLFYKAGTWLDGYPTLVNGDGDGTVNRRSLEGCLHWESLQKQKVYSKELPLVDHMQILKDTSVLNYISNLINEVY from the exons ATGACCGGATCTCATAACCTGAaaatcttttgtttatttgtcatTGTCGCAGCAGTCAGTGCTGGATTAAATCCGATTGTGTTGGTGCCAGGCGATGGGGGCTCGCAAGTTGAGGCGAGACTCAACAAGTCGACCGCCGTGCACTACATCTGCGAGAAGACCACGGCGGATTACTTCAACATTTGGCTCAACATGGAGCTGCTGGTGCCCCTGGTGATCGACTGCTGGATCGACAACATCAAGCTGATCTACGACAACCAGACGCGGACAACGCGCAACAGCGACGGCGTCGACATCCGCATTCCCGGATTCGGGGGCACCGAGACCGTCGAGTGGCTGGACCCCAGCCACGCGGTCACCGGCTCGTACTTCAACAGTATCGCGAAGACTCTTGTTAGTTTGGGCCACGAGCGGAACAAGACGATCAAGGGGGCTCCGTACGACTTCAGGAAGGCTCCAA ATGAGAATCAGCAATACTTCGTCGACTTGAAGGCGCTCATCGAACAAACGCACGCCGACAACGACGGCCAACCGGTCATCATAATCGCGCATTCGATGGGGGGCCCCATGACCCTCCACTTCCTCAACCAACAGAGTCAAGACTGGAAGGACAAGTACATCAAGTCGATGGTCACGCTGAGCGGGGCCTGGGGCGGCTCCGTCAAAGCGGTCAAAGTCTACGCCATAG GGGACGATTTGGGGTCCTACGTCTTGAGGGAGAGCGTCATGAGACAAGAACAAATCACTTCGCCCAGTCTGGCGTGGCTGCTTCCTTCCAAACTCTTCTGGAAACCGGACGAAGTGCTGGTCCAgaccgacaaaaaaaatttcactgtGGCCAATCTGAAGGATTTTTTCGAGGCGATCGACTACATGGACGGTTGGGAGATGAGAAAGGACACGGAGAATTACCAACTCGACTTCAAGGCTCCGGGAGTCGAGGTGCACTGTCTCTACGGTACCGCGATACCCACAGTGGAAAG GTTGTTTTACAAGGCGGGGACATGGTTGGACGGATATCCCACTCTGGTTAATGGCGACGGGGACGGTACGGTGAACAGGCGCTCGCTCGAAGGTTGTCTCCATTGGGAGTCCCTCCAGAAGCAGAAAGTCTACTCCAAGGAGCTCCCCCTAGTCGATCACATGCAAATACTGAAGGACACATCAGTTTTGAATTACATCTCGAATTTGATCAATGAAGTTtattga
- the LOC138131940 gene encoding TBC1 domain family member 20: MEAQENETSSLDEETSSLLNNGSSGEFERPSEFDENEDTRSELKFDRELESAAERKKRELIEQALSNNNSTLKTWQDLAIDPFGLVGDDLRRRIWPLLLEIDPNSLDETPLLAELTKHSEYDQVVLDVNRSLKRFPPGIPYKQRLALQDQLTVLILQVIIKYPHLRYYQGYHDVAITFLLVVGEQLGFSIMERLSTDHLRECMEPTMEKTSYRLTYIYPLLSKVDPQLYEFMERAMVGTMFALPWYLTWFGHSLNQYKDVVRLYDFFLATPPLMPLYVAASLVVERREQVFEEGCDMASIHCLLSQIPDNLDFEAILQRALIYYKNHPPNKLEGEVKKRVKKEAEQRKKEEIRMRRRLNRNNTLWVRFSNKMPSWLVFNYRSRYGLLFATATILLGYYAYYLKTTNSKQTFFGIFNT, from the exons ATGGAGGCGCAGGAGAACGAGACGAGCAGTCTCGACGAGGAGACCTCCTCGCTGTTGAACAACGGTTCGTCCGGTGAGTTCGAGCGGCCGTCCGAGTTCGACGAAAACGAAGACACCAGATCGGAACTGAAGTTCGACAGAG AACTGGAGTCGGCGGCCGAGCGGAAGAAGCGCGAGTTGATCGAGCAGGCCCTCAGCAACAACAACTCAACGCTGAAGACGTGGCAGGACTTGGCGATCGACCCGTTCGGACTAGTCGGAG ATGATTTGAGGCGCAGAATATGGCCGTTGCTGCTGGAAATCGACCCGAACAGTCTGGACGAGACTCCGCTCCTGGCGGAGCTGACCAAGCACAGCGAGTACGATCAAGTGGTCTTGGATGTGAACAGGTCTCTGAAGCGCTTTCCCCCGGGCATTCCCTACAAGCAGCGTCTTGCCCTGCAGGACCAACTCACCGTTCTCATCCTGCAAGTGATTATCAAGTATCCGCATTTGCGCTACTACCAAGGCTATCACGACGTCGCCATCACTTTTTTGCTGGTGGTCGGCGAACAGTTGGGCTTCAGCATCATGGAGAGACTCAGCACTGACCACCTGAGGGAGTGCATGGAGCCCACCATGGAGAAGACGAGCTACAGGCTCACCTACATTTATCCGCTCCTGAGCAAGGTCGACCCCCAGCTCTACGAGTTCATGGAAAG GGCGATGGTCGGCACCATGTTCGCCTTGCCGTGGTACCTGACCTGGTTCGGGCACTCGCTCAACCAGTACAAAGACGTAGTGAGACTGTACGACTTCTTCCTAGCCACGCCGCCTCTGATGCCTCTGTACGTGGCGGCGTCTCTGGTGGTGGAGCGCCGCGAGCAAGTCTTCGAGGAGGGCTGCGACATGGCCAGCATACACTGCTTGCTGTCGCAGATCCCCGACAACCTAGATTTCGAGGCGATCCTGCAGCGCGCCCTCATCTACTACAAGAACCATCCGCCCAACAAGCTGGAGGGCGAGGTGAAGAAGAGGGTGAAGAAAGA AGCTGAACAGCGGAAGAAAGAAGAGATCAGAATGAGGCGAAGACTCAACAGGAACAACACCCTCTGGGTGAGGTTCAGTAACAAGATGCCGTCGTGGCTCGTGTTCAATTATCGAAGCAGGTACGGACTGCTCTTTGCCACGGCCACCATTTTGCTGGGATATTACGCATATTACCTCAAAACGACCAACTCCAAACAGACCTTCTTCGG TATCTTTAACACATGA
- the LOC138131946 gene encoding uncharacterized protein yields MSVFLKLSFKSDVEYHSGTNVTIQAVIPKFHVKMIDSYEKYKQIDDIIDARKKLGQYNVCKQPTPINYRYAYSSAATTSDKFIRFDDATMLANEGDFLNSSDIKSTDSEITIVRVRCDGLAYKRRPSKWDMHDIAIPGDGSHLGESPSMVNLATLVQQNDEYLVPLSSWDPYCKTDDAGESAYACLNKIEKVSDEDCSTTSQFSEENSLSSKNSTNSRRPSLAGRISKFLRRHCKKSKTLPEPYQPNASERTSPRS; encoded by the coding sequence ATGAGCGTCTTTCTGAAATTGTCATTCAAATCTGACGTTGAATATCACAGTGGCACCAATGTGACAATTCAAGCGGTCATCCCAAAATTCCACGTAAAAATGATCGATTCGTACGAGAAGTACAAGCAGATCGACGACATAATCGACGCACGAAAAAAGTTGGGTCAATACAACGTCTGCAAACAACCGACTCCCATCAATTATAGATATGCCTACTCCAGTGCGGCAACCACCAGCGACAAGTTCATCCGATTCGACGACGCCACGATGTTGGCCAACGAGGGGGACTTCTTGAACAGCTCCGACATCAAGTCCACCGACTCCGAGATAACGATAGTGCGGGTGCGGTGCGACGGGCTCGCGTACAAGCGGCGGCCCAGCAAGTGGGACATGCACGACATCGCCATCCCCGGCGACGGGTCGCACCTCGGCGAGAGCCCCTCCATGGTGAACCTGGCGACGCTGGTCCAGCAGAACGACGAGTACTTGGTGCCGCTGTCCTCCTGGGACCCCTACTGCAAGACCGACGACGCCGGCGAGAGCGCGTACGCCTGCCTCAATAAGATCGAGAAGGTCTCCGACGAGGACTGCAGCACGACCAGCCAGTTCTCCGAAGAGAACAGTCTCAGCAGCAAGAACTCGACCAACAGTCGCAGGCCCAGTTTGGCGGGTAGGATTTCAAAGTTTCTCAGGCGGCACTGCAAAAAGTCGAAAACACTGCCCGAGCCGTACCAACCTAACGCCAGCGAACGCACTTCCCCCAGAAGTTGA
- the LOC138131939 gene encoding uncharacterized protein: MDERRVFRDRLMHSDGTTPFETISLILPTFFYTTITTIVVSILRSRTHNLTLQFCTEFATLVIPIILNVTILADYTLQLLSTSCIICLSLLFWLRTCKTPPNRPPEALTRDYITNSRSTIHIISVVAILAVDFLVFPRRFAKTETFGYSLMDVGVGLFMFSNGIVDGGRTTLRKAFTGSLPLIAISVLRWLTTTLFNYHVPVSEYGVHWNFFVTLAFCRILVSLFFTVVDVRFVWINATLLMVSHETLLQSGLQNFVLSDAKRTTLFEANKEGIVSVAGYICLYLYSAYFSHLVGLKRGGETTKKTTLKFAILSILTLLLSMICQKQFGISRRLANSAYCFWILFIGIFMTGLYYVTGKILEEVFTKKLRIQIHLPFIFQAINYNGLAFFLVSNLLTGLVNIFCDTLKVDPLPSLVIISIYMLVNCALVCYFYTKQIKWKL; the protein is encoded by the coding sequence ATGGATGAACGGAGAGTGTTTCGCGACCGATTGATGCATTCCGATGGCACCACCCCCTTTGAGACAATTTCACTCATTCTACCAACCTTCTTCTACACAACCATCACCACGATAGTCGTCTCGATCCTCCGGTCACGCACTCACAACCTCACCCTCCAGTTCTGCACCGAATTCGCAACCCTCGTCATCCCCATCATCCTAAACGTGACGATTTTGGCAGACTACACCCTCCAACTCTTGTCCACATCGTGCATCATATGTCTGAGCTTGCTCTTCTGGTTGCGCACTTGCAAAACTCCCCCTAACAGACCCCCAGAAGCCTTGACGCGCGACTACATCACAAACAGTCGCTCCACCATCCACATAATCTCTGTTGTGGCGATCCTCGCCGTGGATTTTCTCGTTTTTCCGCGCCGATTCGCCAAGACCGAGACCTTCGGCTACAGCCTGATGGACGTCGGGGTCGGTCTTTTCATGTTCTCCAACGGGATAGTCGACGGAGGGCGCACCACCTTGCGCAAAGCCTTCACGGGTTCTCTGCCCCTGATCGCGATATCGGTGCTGCGCTGGCTCACCACGACGCTCTTCAACTATCACGTGCCGGTCTCCGAGTACGGCGTGCACTGGAACTTCTTCGTCACGCTGGCGTTCTGCAGAATTCTCGTTTCGCTCTTTTTCACCGTCGTGGACGTCCGATTCGTCTGGATCAACGCCACTCTGTTGATGGTCTCCCACGAGACTCTCTTGCAGTCTGGACTGCAGAATTTCGTGTTGTCCGATGCCAAAAGGACGACGCTGTTCGAGGCCAACAAAGAGGGGATCGTCTCTGTTGCGGGGTACATCTGTCTGTACTTGTACTCCGCTTATTTCAGCCATCTGGTCGGCTTGAAGAGAGGCGGCGAAACCACCAAGAAAACGACTCTCAAGTTTGCCATCCTGTCGATTTTGACGCTGCTTTTATCTATGATTTGCCAAAAACAGTTCGGAATCTCGCGCAGGTTGGCCAACTCCGCCTACTGCTTCTGGATCTTGTTCATTGGGATTTTCATGACGGGACTCTACTACGTTACCGGAAAAATTCTAGAAGAAgtcttcacaaaaaaattacgcATCCAGATTCATCTCCCCTTCATTTTCCAAGCCATCAACTACAATGGTTTGGCGTTTTTCCTCGTCAGTAACTTATTAACTGGCCTAGTCAATATTTTCTGTGATACCTTGAAGGTCGACCCCTTACCTAGTTTAGTCATTATTTCTATTTATATGTTGGTCAATTGCGCGCTAGTTTGTTACTTCTACacgaaacaaataaaatggaaactataa